The Pirellulales bacterium genome includes the window TTCGCCCTGGATCGAATAGGCGTGATCGCCGATGGCCACGCTGCCGCGCGCGAGTCGGCCAAGCTGGCCCATTGCGAATTTGATCGCGCCAATCCAGTCCATGCGCGGCTCTCCCGCCGCCACGCGAACCCGGTCGTCCACGGGCAGACCCGCGAAGACAATACGCGCGGTTGCGACCACCTCTTCGTGGTCGGCGGCCGAGGGCACGTAGCCAGAGAGCACAACGCCGCTGTCGCTCTTCTCAGCGGCCCAGCCGTACGGAGACGCCACCGCGGGCGCGATTGCAGCGGAAACGATCTTCATCCCCTGCGGCAAACCGGCGGAAAGGTTCTCCAGCAGCGCGTCGTAGTCGTCGACACTCTTCGCTGTACCCGCGACGTCCAGGTTCAATCCATCGAGTGTCACGCCACCGTCGTGCATGCGATCCAGTTGCGCGATTGCAAAGCTCGCAGCTTCCGCGAATCCCGGCGGCTCGCCGGAAGCAATGACGACCGAATCCACCACCGGCACGTTGGGAAGGGTAGCCTTGGTCGTGGACACAAGCGTCTTGTGCACGATGTCGTTTGGAACGAATCCCACGAGCGAAATCGATTTACCGTCGAAGTTCGCCGAAAACACG containing:
- a CDS encoding BON domain-containing protein, translating into MAAAALLTRHGAVEHDIGGRVAAELAADGLGWATVDVSARDVTIRGMAPSVDAQDQAVVAAGKVRGVRGVTNASDLLPIVSPYVWSAKRDGRSVTLTGSVPSEGSRAAVLAAARRALPEAEIRDGMELARGAPATFNSATAFSLARLASLGEGVVTLTDSTLAVNGTAANAQAYVDARDAFTQQLPAAVILGPIDVLPARADPFVFSANFDGKSISLVGFVPNDIVHKTLVSTTKATLPNVPVVDSVVIASGEPPGFAEAASFAIAQLDRMHDGGVTLDGLNLDVAGTAKSVDDYDALLENLSAGLPQGMKIVSAAIAPAVASPYGWAAEKSDSGVVLSGYVPSAADHEEVVATARIVFAGLPVDDRVRVAAGEPRMDWIGAIKFAMGQLGRLARGSVAIGDHAYSIQGE